In Nocardioides conyzicola, one genomic interval encodes:
- a CDS encoding SDR family oxidoreductase, whose protein sequence is MTTELGYAEAHDTSIEERYSAVPLLKGKVVVISGIGPGLGRSLADEAARMGADLVIASRTESRLLELQAELEGHGVKVVSVVTDVTDEDSRVNLRDRTLEAFGRVDCVINNAFTIPPMDPITQISPRKLAKVNETNVFAPLRLSALFADALAESKGSIIMLNSCVSFSSQPEYAGYKLSKGALEHLASSLATELGPRGIRVNSVAPSYIYEDVNRGYFDFLGAVEDKTHEQVYAEKAAPTDLKRLASSEEVARATLFLASDLASAVTGQMLTVDCGEFHS, encoded by the coding sequence GTGACCACCGAACTTGGATACGCCGAGGCCCACGACACCTCCATCGAGGAGCGCTACAGCGCCGTCCCGCTGCTGAAGGGGAAGGTCGTCGTCATCTCCGGCATCGGCCCCGGCCTGGGCCGGTCCCTCGCCGACGAGGCCGCCCGGATGGGTGCCGACCTCGTGATCGCCAGCCGCACGGAGTCCCGGCTCCTCGAGCTGCAGGCGGAGCTCGAGGGCCACGGGGTGAAGGTCGTCAGCGTGGTCACCGACGTGACCGACGAGGACTCGCGGGTCAACCTGCGGGACAGGACGCTCGAGGCGTTCGGCCGCGTCGACTGCGTCATCAACAACGCCTTCACGATCCCGCCGATGGACCCGATCACCCAGATCAGCCCGCGCAAGCTCGCGAAGGTCAACGAGACCAACGTCTTCGCCCCGCTGCGGCTCTCGGCGCTCTTCGCCGACGCCCTGGCGGAGTCGAAGGGCTCGATCATCATGCTGAACTCCTGCGTCTCCTTCTCCTCGCAGCCCGAGTACGCCGGCTACAAGCTCTCCAAGGGCGCGCTCGAGCACCTCGCCTCGTCGCTCGCGACCGAGCTCGGGCCGCGCGGCATCCGCGTCAACAGCGTCGCGCCGTCGTACATCTACGAGGACGTCAACCGCGGCTACTTCGACTTCCTCGGGGCGGTCGAGGACAAGACGCACGAGCAGGTGTACGCCGAGAAGGCCGCGCCGACCGACCTCAAGCGGCTGGCCTCCTCCGAGGAGGTCGCCCGCGCGACGCTCTTCCTCGCCAGCGACCTGGCCTCCGCGGTCACGGGTCAGATGCTGACCGTCGACTGCGGCGAGTTCCACAGCTGA